In the Nicotiana tabacum cultivar K326 chromosome 16, ASM71507v2, whole genome shotgun sequence genome, one interval contains:
- the LOC107760313 gene encoding GPN-loop GTPase QQT1 yields the protein MVFGQVVIGPPGSGKTTYCNGMSQFLQLIGRKVAVINLDPANDSLPYECAVNIEDLIKLSDVMAEHSLGPNGGLVYCMDYLEKNIDWLESKLKPLLKEHYLLFDFPGQVELFFLNENAKKMIMKLIKKLDLRLTAVHLVDAHLCSDPGKYVSALLLSLSTMLHLELPHVNVLSKIDLIESYGKLAFNLDFYTDVQDLSYLQYELGQDPRSAKYRKLTKELCEVIEDFGIVNFTTLDIQDKESVGNLVKLIDKTNGYVFAGIDASAVEFSKIAVGPVDWDYYRVAAVQEKYMKDDEDTDN from the exons ATGGTGTTTGGTCAAGTAGTGATTGGCCCCCCTGGTTCCGGCAAAACCACTTATTGCAATGGCATGtctcaattcctccaacttattGGACG GAAAGTTGCTGTTATCAATTTGGATCCGGCTAATGATTCTTTACC ATATGAATGTGCTGTGAATATTGAGGATCTAATTAAGCTGAGTGATGTAATGGCTGAACATTCTCTTGGTCCCAATGGAG GCCTTGTATATTGCATGGACTATCTCGAGAAGAATATTGACTGGTTAGAGTCTAAGTTAAAACCTCTCCTTAAAG AGCACTATCTTCTGTTTGATTTCCCGGGTCAGGTGGAACTATTTTTCCTTAATGAGAATGCGAAGAAAATGATAATGAAACTTATAAAGAAGTTAGATCTTAGG TTGACCGCAGTCCATTTAGTTGATGCCCATCTTTGCAGTGATCCAGGGAAATATGTGAGTGCATTGCTCCTCTCATTATCAACTATGTTACACTTGGAGCTTCCGCATGTCAACGTTCTGTCTAAGATTGATCTTATTGAAAGCTATGGAAAGCTAG CTTTTAACCTGGACTTCTACACAGATGTCCAAGATTTATCGTATTTGCAGTATGAGCTCGGTCAGGATCCTCGCTCTGCTAAGTATAG AAAGCTTACAAAGGAGCTTTGTGAGGtgatagaagattttggaatcgtCAACTTCACGACTTTGGATATTCAG GATAAAGAGAGTGTTGGAAATCTAGTTAAACTGATTGACAAGACCAATGGATACGTATTTGCTGGAATAGATGCAAGCGCTGTTGAATTCAGCAAAATTGCAGTTGGTCCTGTTGATTGGGACTACTACAGA GTTGCAGCAGTGCAGGAGAAATACATGAAGGATGACGAAGACACTGATAACTAG